The DNA segment TGATTTTGTGTTAATTCCTTCTTACAAAAAAGTCCTCTCCTGTGAAGAAAATACTGCGGCGCTTCCTGGTCTTGTTCTGCAAACAAATACACTTGTCCAGAATGTCACGATAGGAGAGAGATCATTTTCCGGCGCGTACAGCCTCATTGCTCGGTGGCATGTAGGCGAAGCAGGATGCGCGAGCGGTCTTGTTCTTGCTACCCCATAGGCCGTACAAGCCATGCGGCAAGGAGAGGAGCGATCATTTTTGCTCCGGCTAAAAAGGTGAATACCGTTCCGATCGTGCGCCCGCTCGCGCCCTCTTTTGTATATCGGAGGCACAACAGACTTCCAAGCGGATCAGCCAGCCCGATTCCCACAGCCATCGCGAGTACACCCAAAAAAAGAAAGAAGGTGTGGCCGGAGAACATGACAGCCACGGCGGTAAGGATGAGCGCGGCGGCACCGAGATAAGACGTGTGGGGCGGAATGTTCGTGGAAAACTTTGCCAGAAGTCTTTGTGTCCCCCAGGCGCCCCAAGACAGGAGCGCAAGCGCCAGGGCAACGCCGCGCGGGCCAAGTGCGAGGTAGGACTGGTCGTAGAAGGGCAGGACGAGACGGGAGGTCTGGTAAATAATTCCGAGGCCTCCCATGATGCCCACGACACAAAGAAGGGGAACCCATCGCGTCTTACGGAGTGTGTGGGCGGGCAGCGCGACCGGAGGAGCGTTCACGCGCGGGCTTGCTGCGTATCCTGCTATGCAGACCCCTACCCCTATGAGGGCGACAAGGTGGATATTTGGCACAAGAAAGGGAACGAGAAGGGGTCCCAAAGCACTGCCGGCGGTGACGGCGGCGATAAGAGTGGAAACACGAGGAAGAGAGCCGCGTGTTTCAAAAGATCCCCGTGTGGTGCTGATGAGTGCGGGGAGAATACCTGTGGCGAAGCCCCCAAAGAAACGTGAAAGGAAAAATCCGCCGCCCAAACCCAATAAGAGAGCCAACATGGCAAGCGTTTGTGAAACCCAGGACATGCGTACGATGATGTTTACCCCTCGTGTTTCCACTACTCGCCCAAAAACGGTATATCCTAAAACAGCTCCGAGAGGAAACGCGGACTCAAGAAGGACGATGAAACCTCCCGTCAAGTGATAATCTCGGCTCAACGCGGGGAGAATAGGCAGAACGATGGCAGCAAGGAGGAAGTGCATGAAAAGAGTGGTCGATGGGGTGCGCATAACTCTCTAAGGATCCACGTGTGGCATATTTTGGAAAGAGATTTGTCGGAGAGTGCTGACACGTATCAGTTTCGTGTTGGTTTTATACGGAAAACGTGTCGGAGGCTCTTGACAGGGATTGCGTCTGCAGGATGGCTTTTGTATAATTCGCGCATATTCATAAGGAGGAACTATGCCCGCAAAGAAAAAAGTGAAGAAGCCGCTCATGACCTATCCGGACGTACCGCATATGCATACAGATCCTCTGGCGCCTCTGCTTCCCACGATGCCCGAGCCTCCCAAACCTCTTGAGCCGGGGATTTGTGCCCATTGCCACCTGCTTCCCGCCTCTGCCTACGAATTGGT comes from the Candidatus Uhrbacteria bacterium genome and includes:
- a CDS encoding MFS transporter — translated: MRTPSTTLFMHFLLAAIVLPILPALSRDYHLTGGFIVLLESAFPLGAVLGYTVFGRVVETRGVNIIVRMSWVSQTLAMLALLLGLGGGFFLSRFFGGFATGILPALISTTRGSFETRGSLPRVSTLIAAVTAGSALGPLLVPFLVPNIHLVALIGVGVCIAGYAASPRVNAPPVALPAHTLRKTRWVPLLCVVGIMGGLGIIYQTSRLVLPFYDQSYLALGPRGVALALALLSWGAWGTQRLLAKFSTNIPPHTSYLGAAALILTAVAVMFSGHTFFLFLGVLAMAVGIGLADPLGSLLCLRYTKEGASGRTIGTVFTFLAGAKMIAPLLAAWLVRPMG